The proteins below come from a single Chryseobacterium bernardetii genomic window:
- a CDS encoding helix-turn-helix domain-containing protein produces MKSYRITPVNLSDSSKLDSRLEHRRTFNLPNCELNIFETFHKSDNVILSYSGGLVVSSMMRGKKVMSVEGQEAFDFLPGQSVILPDGLTMNVGFPDADENRPVQCITLTLDWNTVHKNLDYLNERYSNHQAPFEWKLDFSHQHFENSMELVASLNKLVNLSMEEGFAKEAIADLSLKVLLLRLLQTQNRLSVNSNQSMYDNRIQPAINYVHKHLTEKITVEKMARECCLSQSSFYQYFKNILGITPLEFVLRTRIDHAKKIMADSSVTVTEACYASGFNNVNHFIKIFKRLEGLSPGQYRH; encoded by the coding sequence ATGAAATCTTATCGGATAACTCCCGTAAATTTAAGCGACAGTTCTAAATTGGATTCCAGACTGGAGCACCGGAGGACTTTTAATCTTCCGAACTGTGAGCTCAACATATTTGAAACATTTCATAAAAGTGACAATGTAATACTTTCATATAGTGGTGGATTGGTGGTTTCAAGTATGATGAGAGGTAAAAAAGTGATGTCCGTGGAGGGTCAGGAGGCATTTGACTTTCTGCCCGGTCAAAGTGTGATCCTTCCTGACGGACTAACCATGAATGTAGGTTTTCCAGACGCAGATGAAAATCGTCCCGTGCAATGTATCACTCTTACACTGGACTGGAATACTGTTCACAAAAATCTTGACTATCTAAATGAGAGATATTCAAATCATCAGGCACCTTTTGAATGGAAACTTGATTTTTCGCATCAGCATTTCGAGAATAGCATGGAGCTGGTAGCAAGTCTCAATAAGCTTGTTAACCTTAGTATGGAGGAAGGTTTTGCAAAAGAGGCAATTGCGGACCTGTCTCTTAAAGTACTTCTATTAAGGCTTCTTCAGACCCAGAACCGTTTGTCAGTGAACAGCAATCAATCAATGTATGACAATCGAATTCAACCGGCAATCAATTATGTGCATAAGCATCTTACGGAAAAAATAACTGTTGAAAAGATGGCAAGAGAATGCTGTTTGAGCCAATCATCTTTTTATCAATATTTTAAAAATATACTGGGCATAACTCCACTGGAATTTGTTCTGCGTACACGCATAGACCATGCAAAAAAAATAATGGCTGACAGTTCCGTTACTGTGACCGAAGCCTGTTATGCATCAGGTTTTAATAATGTGAATCATTTCATTAAAATTTTTAAAAGGCTTGAGGGGCTTTCTCCGGGCCAATATAGACACTGA
- a CDS encoding alcohol dehydrogenase catalytic domain-containing protein, translating to MASNRGVVYKGPWNLEVNEIAYPTFQNPKGKDIHHAVIIKVVSTNICGSDQHIFRGRFSVPVGHVLGHEITGEVVEIGKDVEFIKVGDIVSVPFNVSCGRCRNCKNGNTDVCETVNPDAPVGAYGFDLGGWLGGQSEYCLIPYADFQLLKFPDREQALEKILDLTLVSDILPTGYHGAYAAGVTTGSTVYIAGAGPVGRCAAESAKLLGASCVIVGDMNKERLELVKQAGMETVDLTLDASVAEQIEQILGVPEVDAGVDAVGYEAHGHGDEDYKKENPNAVINDLFDVVRASGGIGIPGIYTPSDPGGRDENAKHGKLTVDWGKGWLKSLHIQTGMAPIGRYNYQIMQAILWGRISMKTIMNPQVISLDEAPQAYKDFSDGSSKKFIIDPHGMIKNRS from the coding sequence ATGGCTAGTAACAGAGGAGTGGTCTACAAAGGCCCATGGAACTTAGAAGTAAATGAAATTGCCTATCCCACATTCCAGAACCCCAAGGGAAAGGACATTCATCATGCGGTAATCATTAAAGTGGTCTCCACAAATATTTGTGGCAGTGACCAGCACATTTTTAGGGGACGTTTCTCAGTACCTGTGGGACACGTATTGGGTCATGAAATCACAGGCGAAGTAGTTGAAATTGGAAAAGACGTAGAATTCATCAAGGTAGGTGACATCGTTTCAGTCCCTTTCAACGTTTCCTGCGGACGGTGCAGAAACTGTAAAAATGGAAATACCGACGTCTGCGAGACCGTTAATCCGGATGCTCCTGTTGGCGCTTATGGGTTTGACCTGGGAGGCTGGTTAGGTGGCCAATCTGAATATTGTCTTATCCCCTATGCTGACTTTCAGCTCCTTAAGTTTCCAGATAGAGAACAAGCGCTGGAAAAGATTTTAGATCTCACATTAGTATCTGACATTCTCCCAACAGGATATCATGGCGCGTATGCTGCTGGTGTTACAACAGGATCTACTGTTTATATTGCTGGTGCTGGACCAGTGGGACGCTGTGCTGCAGAATCAGCAAAGCTTCTTGGAGCTTCCTGCGTTATTGTGGGAGATATGAACAAGGAGCGGTTGGAACTTGTCAAACAGGCGGGAATGGAAACTGTTGATCTTACCCTTGATGCCAGTGTAGCAGAACAGATCGAACAGATTCTCGGAGTACCGGAAGTGGATGCCGGTGTGGATGCCGTAGGTTATGAGGCACATGGACATGGTGATGAAGACTACAAAAAAGAAAATCCCAATGCAGTTATCAATGATCTTTTCGATGTTGTCCGCGCAAGCGGAGGTATAGGGATTCCAGGTATCTATACTCCTTCTGACCCAGGAGGACGTGATGAGAACGCTAAGCACGGTAAACTGACTGTCGACTGGGGAAAAGGTTGGCTTAAGTCATTGCATATTCAAACGGGAATGGCTCCAATTGGACGTTACAACTATCAAATTATGCAGGCCATTCTATGGGGCCGTATCTCGATGAAAACGATCATGAACCCGCAGGTTATCAGTCTTGACGAAGCACCACAAGCCTATAAAGACTTTTCGGATGGTTCAAGCAAAAAGTTTATTATCGATCCACATGGCATGATAAAAAACCGTTCGTAA
- the uvrA gene encoding excinuclease ABC subunit UvrA, whose product MKIFGKNTEGSNKRGLSDQSPSEQNFEGFVRVRGAKEHNLKDVDVDIPRNKLVVFTGISGSGKSSLAFGTIYAEAQRRYLESVSPYARRLFNQMNVPEVSAIHGLPPAVALQQSRGGTTVRSTVGSVTTISNLLRMLYSRAGDYPPKQSIIYAEGFSPNTPEGACPVCHGIGRIYDVTEKSMVPDDSLTIRERAVAAWPSAWQGQNLREILMTLGFDVDKPWKDLPKKERDWILFTDETPTVPVYSGLSAAEVNRAVKMKLPPSYMGTFTGAKRYVLQTFANTNSQMMKRRVSQYMLNTECSECHGKRLKKESLAVKFEGFDIADLSNQSLSQLMAIFTPYAEGRFLSKDKDKHPEKAIVAQNIAIDLVARLKIMIDLGLGYLSLERSTPSISPGELQRLRLATQVHSNLFGVIYVLDEPSAGLHPADTEALLAVLIKLKDAGNSMFIVEHEVDIIRHCDWVVDVGPQAGANGGEILYSGPLEGLQSVERSVTRHYIDPVPVTKEVVRKAEHWLRAINVTRNNIQNLDVSIPLGVLTSITGTSGSGKSSLVSQALVELISDYLGQDMEESSDEQPELSQETNIHTSGVITTGMEHIKRLVRVDQKPIGRTPRSNLATYTGLFDRVRQLFAETELAKKRKYDVGRFSFNVAKGRCAHCKGEGFVMVELLFLPSVYTPCPTCKGTRYNDKTLEVKYDDKNIAEVLDMTVDQAWDFFSSDRSLRQSLEVLRQVGLGYIRLGQPATELSGGEAQRIKLASELQRTQKGKTLYVLDEPTTGLHPSDVEKLIGQLNFLVDAGNTVITVEHDMHVVASSDWVIDLGPGAGKDGGKIIAEGAPRDVAKNKQSKTAKYLAAYV is encoded by the coding sequence ATGAAAATTTTTGGTAAAAATACAGAAGGCTCTAATAAGAGAGGCCTTTCAGATCAAAGTCCAAGCGAACAGAATTTCGAGGGTTTTGTACGTGTCAGGGGAGCCAAGGAACACAATCTAAAAGATGTTGATGTCGATATTCCGAGAAATAAACTTGTCGTGTTTACGGGGATATCGGGTTCCGGTAAATCTTCTCTTGCATTCGGTACGATCTATGCGGAAGCACAGCGAAGATATCTGGAATCAGTTTCACCCTATGCAAGACGTTTATTTAATCAAATGAATGTTCCGGAAGTCAGTGCCATTCATGGACTTCCCCCGGCTGTTGCCCTGCAACAGAGCAGGGGAGGAACTACCGTCCGCTCTACAGTGGGAAGTGTAACGACTATTTCCAATTTATTGAGGATGTTATATTCCCGGGCAGGGGATTATCCGCCCAAACAGTCTATCATCTATGCAGAAGGATTTTCTCCCAACACGCCGGAAGGAGCATGTCCTGTATGCCATGGTATCGGACGCATCTACGATGTCACAGAAAAATCGATGGTACCGGATGATTCCCTGACAATACGTGAACGGGCTGTGGCTGCCTGGCCTTCGGCTTGGCAAGGGCAAAATCTCCGGGAGATTTTGATGACTTTAGGATTTGATGTCGATAAGCCGTGGAAGGATCTGCCGAAAAAAGAACGGGACTGGATCCTGTTTACCGATGAAACACCTACAGTACCCGTTTATTCAGGGCTGTCTGCAGCGGAGGTAAACCGGGCAGTGAAAATGAAATTGCCGCCAAGTTATATGGGAACTTTTACCGGTGCCAAACGCTATGTTCTGCAAACATTTGCAAATACCAACAGTCAGATGATGAAGAGGCGGGTATCACAGTATATGCTGAATACGGAATGTTCGGAATGTCACGGAAAGAGATTAAAAAAAGAATCTTTGGCTGTAAAATTTGAGGGATTCGACATCGCTGATCTATCCAATCAGTCGTTATCTCAGCTGATGGCCATTTTTACCCCATATGCGGAAGGTAGATTTTTATCTAAAGATAAGGATAAACATCCTGAGAAAGCTATCGTTGCCCAAAATATTGCGATCGATCTCGTTGCACGGCTAAAAATCATGATTGATCTCGGTCTGGGGTATCTTTCGCTGGAGCGGAGCACGCCAAGTATTTCCCCCGGCGAGTTACAGCGGTTAAGGCTGGCGACACAGGTACACTCAAATCTGTTTGGCGTAATTTACGTTCTGGATGAACCCTCTGCGGGTCTTCATCCTGCAGATACAGAAGCCTTGTTGGCTGTTTTGATAAAATTGAAAGATGCAGGCAATTCAATGTTTATCGTAGAGCATGAGGTGGACATTATCCGGCATTGTGACTGGGTTGTGGATGTTGGGCCACAGGCGGGAGCCAATGGCGGGGAAATATTATATAGCGGTCCCCTGGAAGGACTGCAATCTGTAGAAAGGTCGGTAACCCGTCATTATATTGATCCGGTTCCTGTCACCAAAGAGGTTGTCAGGAAAGCTGAACACTGGCTGCGTGCGATCAATGTCACCAGAAATAATATCCAAAACCTGGACGTGTCAATTCCCTTGGGCGTTCTCACCAGTATTACAGGTACTTCAGGGTCAGGTAAAAGCAGTCTGGTAAGTCAGGCACTGGTAGAGCTGATATCGGATTATTTGGGACAGGATATGGAGGAAAGTAGTGATGAACAGCCTGAACTATCACAGGAAACCAATATTCATACTTCAGGCGTTATCACAACCGGCATGGAACACATCAAACGGCTGGTACGAGTTGACCAAAAGCCAATTGGCAGAACACCACGTTCAAATCTGGCAACTTATACGGGGCTGTTTGACAGGGTAAGGCAATTATTTGCTGAAACTGAGCTAGCCAAAAAAAGGAAGTATGATGTGGGACGTTTTTCTTTTAATGTAGCCAAGGGACGATGTGCACACTGCAAAGGAGAAGGATTTGTTATGGTAGAACTGTTATTCCTTCCCAGTGTTTATACACCATGTCCGACCTGTAAGGGAACCCGGTATAATGACAAAACACTGGAAGTAAAGTATGACGATAAAAATATTGCCGAAGTTTTGGACATGACTGTGGATCAGGCCTGGGATTTTTTCAGCAGCGACAGGTCTTTAAGGCAAAGTCTTGAAGTCCTCAGACAGGTCGGTTTGGGTTATATACGTCTTGGACAGCCAGCCACAGAATTATCCGGGGGAGAAGCACAGCGTATCAAATTGGCATCGGAACTGCAGCGTACGCAAAAAGGGAAAACCTTGTACGTTTTGGACGAACCAACGACAGGACTGCATCCGTCTGATGTGGAAAAATTGATAGGTCAGCTGAATTTTTTGGTTGATGCCGGAAATACGGTGATTACGGTTGAACATGATATGCATGTTGTGGCTTCCAGTGACTGGGTTATAGATCTGGGACCCGGTGCGGGTAAAGATGGCGGAAAGATAATTGCTGAAGGAGCTCCCAGGGATGTAGCTAAGAATAAGCAAAGCAAAACAGCTAAATATTTGGCTGCCTATGTTTAA
- a CDS encoding SemiSWEET transporter, with amino-acid sequence MNTDVIGLIAGVLTSFAMMPQLIKVIRTRNADDISILTLIVLLSGLSLWVWYGIMKQDWQIILSNAFAVLVNLSLLAYCIISRK; translated from the coding sequence ATGAATACAGACGTAATTGGACTCATTGCAGGTGTCTTAACTTCATTTGCAATGATGCCCCAATTGATAAAGGTGATAAGAACCAGAAATGCGGATGACATTTCAATCTTAACACTTATTGTTTTACTTTCAGGCCTTTCCCTGTGGGTCTGGTATGGAATCATGAAACAAGATTGGCAGATCATCCTATCGAATGCCTTTGCCGTTCTGGTCAATTTATCCCTCCTGGCTTACTGTATTATTTCCAGAAAGTGA